AAGTATGTCTTAGCGCTGCTCTACACCGAGCAGGTCTTCCAGCACGCGGTTGACGCCTGTCTGGGTTTTCTTGCGCTGTTGCTCTGTGGGGTCTGTCGCGATTCCGTCGACGTTGCGGGTTGGTGGAATCGGCTCGCGCATCGGCAGGGGGCGCACGGGCAGGCCTTTGTGCACCCGCTGCATGGTTTCGCGCCAGATGTCGGCGGGCAGGCCGGAGCCGGTTGTGCCTTTGAGCGGGGTGTTGTCGTCATAGCCCATCCACACGCCGGTCACGTAATCCGCCGAAAACCCGAGGAACCACGCGTCACGCGCGGAAGTTGATGTGCCGGTCTTGCCCGCGACGGGGCGGTCCGAGAGGTTGGCGCGTTTGCCGGTGCCTTCGGTGACGACTTTGTTCATCATCCAGATCAGCTGGGCCGCGGTGTTTTCCTGAATCACCCGCTCGCCAATGCCGGAGGTGGCGGTGAAGATCGGTTCCTGACCGCCGAGCAGTTTGAGTTCGGTCATGCCGTAGGGGGTGACCGAGCTGCCGCCGTTGAGGATGCCAGCGTAGGCGCCTGTCATTTCCAGAAGCGAGGCTTCTGAGGCGCCAAGGGCAAGCGCGGGGCCTTGCGCCAGATCGGAGGCGATGCCGAATTGCTCGGCCACGGTGCGCACCACGTCGAGGCCGGAGTCGACCGCCAGTTTGACCGCCGGGACGTTGAGCGAGCGTTTGAGCGCATCGGTCAGCGTGACGGGACCATAGAATTTGCGGGTATAATTCTTGGGGCAATATTCGCCCGAACCGGGGACGTTGATGCAATAGGGGGCATCATTGACCATATCGAGCGGCGAATGGCCAAGGTCGAGCGCGGCGGCGTAGACGAAGGGTTTAAAGGACGAGCCGGTTTGGCGTTTGGCCATGGTGGCGCGATTGAATTCGCCCGAGACGCGGGTTTTGCGCCCGCCCACAATGGCGCGCACGGCACCGTCGGCGGACATGACGACGATGGCGGCCTGTGCTTCGGATCCTGCGCTGACCTTGGTTTCAAAAATGTGGCGCATCGCCTGTTCGGCGGCGGTTTGGATGCGTTGATCGAGGGTGGTGTGGATGATCACGTCTTCGGTGGTGTCGCGGGTGAAGAATTCGGGCCCGGTCTGCATCACCCAATCGGCGAAATAGCCACCGGCCTTGCGCTGGGCCGCTTCGGAGAGCTGGGCGGGGTTGGCAACGGCGTGGGCGTGTTCGGCATCGGTGAGATAGCCCTGTTCATGCATCAGTTTGAGCACGGTTTCGGCGCGCGCCTGTGAGCGTTCAAGGTTGTTGGTCGGCGCATAGCGGGTGGGCGCGACCAGCAGGCCGGCGATCATGGCGGCTTCGGAGGGGTTCACCTCGGCTGCGGATTTGCCGAAGTAGCGTTGCGAGGCGGCCTCGACGCCACGGGCACCGGCACCGAGGAAGGCGCGGTTGAAATAGACGGTGAGGATGTCGTCCTTGGAGTATTTCACCTCCATCGCCATGGAGTAGATCGCCTCTTTGAGCTTGCGGGCGAGGGAGCCACGGCGGCAGTCGGCCTCGTAAGCCGCTTCGGTTTTCCATGTCTTTGCGTCATAGGGAACGCCGAGGCAGATGAGTTTGGCCGTCTGTTGGGTCAGGGTCGAGCCGCCGTGACCGGAAAGCGGGCCGCGCCCTTCGCGCAGGTTGATGCGCACGGCGCTGGCGATGCCGCGCGGGGAGAGGCCGAAGTGGCGGTAGAACCGCTTGTCCTCGGTCGCGATGATCGCGTTTTTGAGGTGGCGCGACACCGAGGTCGCCGAGACCACGCCGCCGAATTGATCGCCGCGCCATGCAAAGACATCGCCTTTGGCATCCAGAAGCGTGACCGAACCGCGCGCGCGCCCGTCAAACAGGTCGTCCACGGGGGGCAGCGTATAAGAGACATAGCCCACGGCACCGGCGATGATGAAAGCCGTGATCAGGCCGATCCGCCAGCCAAAGCCCCAAATGATGCGGAACAGGAAGCCAAAGATCCCCAGAAAGAACGCCACGATGAAGTTGCGTTTACGGGCGGGCTTGCGGGCAGGTTTCCGGGTGGGGCGCCGTTTGGACGCCGCCGCTTTTGGTTTTGCCTTGGAGGTCGCCTTGGATTTGGATTTGGCGGTGGATTTCGGATACCGCCTGTCCGCCACCAGAGGCGGCTTTTTACGTCCTGAATTACTCATTATATGCCCTGCCCGGAGCTTCTTGGTTTGAGGTCACCATAGACCCCGGAATCAGAAAAGTTGAGCGCTACCTTGCGCCGCGCCGCTTTCAGAATGCTGAAATTTTAAGCGTAGAGAGAAAGGTGCCCAAATTTTAATCGACAATCCGGGATTCTTGGCCGGTTTTGCCGCTGTTCCCTTCAGAATCGAGCCGCATCAGCGTTTTTCTGCATTTGCAATATGGCCGGCACGTCCGGTGAAACGGAAGGGGACATGAGGTGAAACTCATCATAGCAACGATCAAGCCATTCAAGCTTGAGGAAGTCCGCGAAGCACTGACCACCATCGGTGTGCGCGGCATGATGGTAACCGAGATCAAGGGCTTTGGCGCGCAATCGGGCCACACCGAAATCTATCGCGGTGCAGAATACGCGGTGAATTTCGTGCCCAAGATCAAGCTTGAGATCGCGGTGAGCGCGGCGATGGCCGATCAGGTTGTCGAGACCATTTCAAGCACGGCCCGCACGGGCAAAATCGGCGACGGCAAGATTTTCGTGCTCGACGTGAGCCAAGCCGTGCGCGTGCGCACCGGTGAAACCAACGAAGACGCGCTTTGATCGCGCTGGGAGTGAAGGGAAGACCAATGAAACGGATAACAACCTTTTTGATGGCATTTATGTTTGCCATCGTCACCGCGTTTGGCCTGGCGTCGCCGGGTATGGCGCAGGAAGAGGGCCCCTCGGCTGATGCGCTTGCAGCGGCGGAAGCGGCTTATAAAACGCCGGATGAGATGATCAAGGAAAAGGCGCTTGGGGCTGCTGCAGAAGCTGCACAAGAAGCGCTTGATGAAGGTGGTGACGCCGCAGCGGCCGCGGCCGATGCGATTGCCGCGACCTATGCGCCGTTCTTGAACGGCGACTTCATCTATACTTCTTTGCTGTTCCTTATTGGCGGTTTCCTCGTCTTTTGGATGGCGGCAGGGTTCTCCATGCTGGAAGCCGGTCTGGTGCGGTCCAAGAACGTGACCATGCAGCTGACCAAAAACGTGGCGCTGTTTTCGCTCGCGGCGATCTTTTATTATCTGATCGGTTATAACCTGATGTACCCGTTGGGCACATGGATGGTTGATGGCGTTCTGTCAGGTGTCTGGGGTGTTGGCGTATTGGAAGCGACCGGCGTAACCGCCGCAGGGG
This genomic window from Rhodobacteraceae bacterium D3-12 contains:
- a CDS encoding P-II family nitrogen regulator: MKLIIATIKPFKLEEVREALTTIGVRGMMVTEIKGFGAQSGHTEIYRGAEYAVNFVPKIKLEIAVSAAMADQVVETISSTARTGKIGDGKIFVLDVSQAVRVRTGETNEDAL
- a CDS encoding PBP1A family penicillin-binding protein; amino-acid sequence: MSNSGRKKPPLVADRRYPKSTAKSKSKATSKAKPKAAASKRRPTRKPARKPARKRNFIVAFFLGIFGFLFRIIWGFGWRIGLITAFIIAGAVGYVSYTLPPVDDLFDGRARGSVTLLDAKGDVFAWRGDQFGGVVSATSVSRHLKNAIIATEDKRFYRHFGLSPRGIASAVRINLREGRGPLSGHGGSTLTQQTAKLICLGVPYDAKTWKTEAAYEADCRRGSLARKLKEAIYSMAMEVKYSKDDILTVYFNRAFLGAGARGVEAASQRYFGKSAAEVNPSEAAMIAGLLVAPTRYAPTNNLERSQARAETVLKLMHEQGYLTDAEHAHAVANPAQLSEAAQRKAGGYFADWVMQTGPEFFTRDTTEDVIIHTTLDQRIQTAAEQAMRHIFETKVSAGSEAQAAIVVMSADGAVRAIVGGRKTRVSGEFNRATMAKRQTGSSFKPFVYAAALDLGHSPLDMVNDAPYCINVPGSGEYCPKNYTRKFYGPVTLTDALKRSLNVPAVKLAVDSGLDVVRTVAEQFGIASDLAQGPALALGASEASLLEMTGAYAGILNGGSSVTPYGMTELKLLGGQEPIFTATSGIGERVIQENTAAQLIWMMNKVVTEGTGKRANLSDRPVAGKTGTSTSARDAWFLGFSADYVTGVWMGYDDNTPLKGTTGSGLPADIWRETMQRVHKGLPVRPLPMREPIPPTRNVDGIATDPTEQQRKKTQTGVNRVLEDLLGVEQR